From bacterium:
ACCTATGCACATACCCGGCTTGGTGTCGAAGGTTTCGATGATGTCGTCATCGCATCGAAGTCGCCGGTCGCCGGAAGAAAAGAAATGCGCGAGGATGTTGAGGCATGTCTCCGCGAACTGGGGCGCGAGGTAATCGATATATTTCATCTTCACCTGGTCAGATCGAAGGAACATATGCGCGAGAAGGAGGGCGCGCTCGACGCCCTCGTAAGATGCCGTGAGGCGGGTTTGATCCGCGCGGTCGGCCTTACGGCGCACGGGCCTGAGGGAATGCTCTGCGCGCTCGATTACGATGAAATCGAGATAGCGATGCCGATTTTGAACCAGAAAGGCCTCGGAATTTTAGGCGGAACGAGTGAAGATATGCTCGATGCAATCAGGAAGGTTCATGCAACGGGCCGCGGGATTTATGACATGAAACCGCTCGGCGGCGGGCATCTGATCGCTGATATTCCCGGGGCGATCGGATATCTCCAGGACCTTAA
This genomic window contains:
- a CDS encoding aldo/keto reductase, translating into MNLKRMELGSTGIEVSELCFGTLVLGTLQANLEPETGALAVRRAFEMGVNFIDTAKGYKTYAHTRLGVEGFDDVVIASKSPVAGRKEMREDVEACLRELGREVIDIFHLHLVRSKEHMREKEGALDALVRCREAGLIRAVGLTAHGPEGMLCALDYDEIEIAMPILNQKGLGILGGTSEDMLDAIRKVHATGRGIYDMKPLGGGHLIADIPGAIGYLQDLNLFHSIAVGLKTPEEVEIMAGVFERDPEAVERAYAMGRDRARKKHLHVYDFLCKKCGKCVDACAQGAMSIGEKSAKADPDLCILCGYCAAACPQFAIRVI